Proteins encoded in a region of the Candidatus Methanoperedens sp. genome:
- a CDS encoding type I restriction endonuclease, whose translation MTESEVEEGVLEILSELGYEILNGLDIAPDGINAERRSYSDTVLVERLRDAVDRINPNIPEEAREEAIKKVLRTESPQLIINNQNFHKKLVEGVDIEYRKKDGKLTNDKVWLFDFKNPQNNEFLAVNQFTILENNNNRRPDIILFINGLPLVVIELKNPADENATIWTAFNQLETYKSQIPSLFSYNEILVISDGIEARAGTITSNKERFMPWKTIEGKEIEPSAMPQLEVLFQGMFNKKILLDLIRHFIVFEQERQDIHKKLAAYHQYHAVNKAIDPTLPLSSDNKI comes from the coding sequence ATGACAGAATCAGAGGTTGAAGAAGGCGTTCTTGAAATTCTCTCAGAACTAGGCTATGAAATACTAAATGGTCTTGATATTGCGCCTGATGGTATAAACGCAGAAAGGCGAAGCTATTCTGATACTGTTCTGGTTGAAAGGCTAAGAGATGCAGTTGATAGGATTAATCCGAACATACCCGAAGAAGCACGAGAAGAAGCAATAAAAAAAGTATTAAGGACAGAGAGCCCACAGCTCATCATTAACAACCAGAACTTCCATAAGAAGCTGGTTGAGGGCGTTGATATCGAATATAGAAAAAAAGACGGAAAGCTCACGAATGATAAGGTCTGGCTCTTCGATTTCAAAAACCCACAAAATAATGAGTTCCTTGCAGTAAATCAGTTCACAATCCTTGAAAACAACAATAACAGACGACCTGATATCATCCTTTTCATAAACGGTCTTCCTCTGGTTGTCATCGAATTAAAAAATCCTGCTGATGAAAATGCAACGATCTGGACTGCTTTTAATCAACTCGAAACCTACAAATCCCAGATTCCTTCGCTATTCTCTTACAATGAGATATTGGTCATCAGCGATGGAATAGAAGCAAGAGCAGGAACAATAACCTCCAACAAAGAGAGGTTCATGCCCTGGAAAACGATCGAGGGAAAAGAAATCGAACCTTCAGCCATGCCTCAGCTGGAAGTGCTGTTCCAGGGGATGTTTAATAAAAAAATACTGCTTGACCTGATAAGGCATTTCATAGTTTTTGAACAGGAACGGCAGGACATTCATAAAAAATTGGCAGCCTATCATCAATATCATGCTGTCAATAAAGCAATTGACCCAACTTTACCCCTATCCTCTGACAACAAAATCTAA
- a CDS encoding HEPN domain-containing protein → MKMAECFQKGLLKRTTPDMENALRSLELSRSNIEDAAENMSIHRYRVVAILSYTAMFHAARAILSRDGIKERSHECIPVYLKEKYSQLETLANILDSYRRFRHDAIYGLDFAIDEKEAKAALDSAKEFLEKIRIFISEKEYGATV, encoded by the coding sequence ATGAAAATGGCAGAATGTTTCCAGAAGGGTCTGCTGAAAAGAACAACACCTGATATGGAAAATGCCCTTCGTTCCCTTGAGCTTTCAAGGAGCAATATCGAGGATGCGGCTGAGAATATGTCCATACATCGTTATAGGGTCGTGGCAATCTTGAGTTATACAGCCATGTTTCATGCAGCAAGAGCCATCCTTTCCAGGGATGGTATAAAAGAGCGGAGTCATGAATGTATCCCTGTTTATCTAAAGGAAAAATATTCGCAATTGGAGACCTTAGCAAATATTCTTGATTCATACCGAAGATTCAGGCACGACGCAATCTATGGGCTTGATTTCGCTATTGACGAGAAAGAGGCAAAGGCTGCCCTGGATTCTGCAAAAGAATTTCTTGAGAAAATAAGAATTTTCATTTCTGAAAAAGAATATGGAGCAACCGTATGA
- a CDS encoding nucleotidyltransferase domain-containing protein, with product MISKRTIQEAVELLKKAANPVKIILFGSYARGDIKESSDLDFLVVEKEIKARRMETVRLRDVLSPLRIPVDVLVVSEKSYNEWKDAPGTVIYEAAVEGKVVYGAA from the coding sequence ATGATATCCAAGAGAACTATTCAGGAAGCTGTCGAACTACTCAAAAAGGCTGCAAATCCCGTCAAGATAATCCTTTTCGGTTCTTATGCTCGTGGTGATATTAAAGAGAGCAGCGACCTTGATTTTCTTGTTGTTGAAAAAGAAATAAAAGCCCGAAGGATGGAGACCGTGCGCCTCAGGGATGTGTTAAGTCCCCTTCGAATACCTGTAGATGTGCTTGTCGTCAGTGAAAAATCATATAATGAATGGAAGGATGCGCCTGGAACGGTCATTTACGAAGCAGCTGTCGAAGGGAAGGTGGTTTATGGAGCCGCTTGA
- a CDS encoding restriction endonuclease subunit S: protein MRETKFKQTEIGKIPEDWNVKTIDDIKGKKPYSIAMGPFGSNITKNNFLPSGVPVIRGANLNSDRFNEAEFVFISEAKADSLKSSNAFPKDIVITHRGTLGQVGIIPVDSKYNRYVVSQSQMKLSCDESIANPDFVFYFLRSSQGQYLLLQNTSTTGVPAIAQPLTSLKKIPIPLPDLEEQEHIASILVSLDDKIALNRHMNITLEKIGQALFRRWFVDFEFPDEEGKPYRSSGGEMLETELGEVPKGWKVMTVGEILELAYGKPLKDENRLKGNVPVYGSNGQIGWHNEKLVEGPGIVVGRKGNPGIITWSHKAFFPIDTTFYVVPKAIRSIYYLFYILRLQDLQSLGADSAVPGLNRNVVYMNKMIVPSPKILQVFDEHMREIYNKIQANDEQSRTLAALRDALLPKLMSGEIRVSTNSNLNNENK from the coding sequence ATGAGGGAAACCAAATTCAAACAAACTGAGATAGGTAAGATTCCTGAAGATTGGAATGTCAAAACAATAGATGATATCAAAGGAAAAAAACCTTATTCTATCGCTATGGGACCTTTTGGGTCTAATATCACAAAGAATAATTTTTTACCTTCGGGTGTACCAGTTATTAGAGGAGCGAACCTAAATTCTGACAGATTCAATGAAGCGGAATTTGTTTTTATTAGCGAAGCAAAAGCAGATAGCTTAAAATCAAGCAATGCCTTCCCAAAAGATATTGTAATCACCCATAGAGGAACTCTGGGACAAGTTGGTATAATACCTGTTGATAGTAAGTATAATCGATATGTTGTTTCTCAAAGCCAGATGAAGCTAAGCTGCGATGAATCAATTGCTAATCCGGATTTTGTTTTTTATTTTTTGAGGTCATCTCAAGGACAATACCTGTTACTTCAGAACACATCCACAACAGGAGTACCGGCTATAGCGCAACCGCTAACATCATTGAAAAAAATTCCAATTCCTTTACCAGATTTAGAAGAACAAGAACACATCGCTTCAATCCTCGTCTCTCTCGACGATAAAATCGCCCTCAACCGTCATATGAACATCACGCTTGAAAAAATTGGGCAGGCTCTTTTCAGGCGCTGGTTCGTTGATTTTGAGTTCCCGGATGAGGAGGGCAAACCCTACAGGTCGAGCGGCGGGGAGATGCTGGAGACGGAGCTTGGGGAGGTGCCCAAGGGGTGGAAGGTTATGACTGTAGGTGAGATATTAGAACTCGCTTATGGTAAACCACTTAAAGATGAAAATCGCCTTAAAGGAAATGTACCTGTTTATGGTTCAAATGGTCAGATCGGTTGGCATAATGAAAAATTGGTTGAGGGACCAGGGATCGTGGTTGGGCGAAAGGGAAATCCCGGGATAATCACATGGTCACATAAAGCATTTTTCCCGATAGACACGACTTTTTATGTAGTTCCCAAAGCGATTCGAAGCATATACTATCTTTTTTATATTCTTCGCTTACAGGATTTGCAATCATTAGGGGCAGATTCGGCTGTACCCGGATTGAATCGAAATGTGGTTTATATGAATAAAATGATAGTTCCATCCCCTAAAATATTGCAAGTCTTCGATGAACATATGCGGGAAATCTATAACAAAATCCAAGCTAATGATGAACAATCCCGCACCCTCGCCGCGCTCCGCGATGCCCTCCTCCCGAAGCTGATGTCGGGCGAGATTCGCGTCAGTACAAATAGTAATTTAAATAATGAAAATAAATAG
- a CDS encoding PIN domain-containing protein, which translates to MGSEKRTLIVFDTNKLRSVVKGEPSYGSFEFSEEFEQVNNFIKEVKLADLVKMAIPRIVVEELLKQKIEQYETDLKDFHSIKERLSMLPNTSFVGMTLPGNDFNCSENLKQLLNEFILKNNINIIEFPDDQLSEIFKNIIKRAIDKKSPFKQKGNSSDSGFKDVLIWESILNYNALDNYNKVIMISNDSGFDECISEFESIVKKYFVLTPSVDYVKEEINKDYDSIIQKNKFLDFVNNDYFKDHIAKELSQLNSIIFDEKDCSIESARVIDYIDSVDYFKEEETGAELITIISLVKCNIDVEGVNREILVKAKTYLDESKGIDYTDFEVVGNEGNEGNQIQTN; encoded by the coding sequence ATGGGTTCTGAAAAAAGGACTTTAATTGTTTTTGATACGAATAAATTAAGATCAGTAGTAAAAGGTGAACCTTCATATGGTTCTTTTGAGTTTAGTGAAGAATTTGAGCAAGTTAATAATTTTATCAAAGAGGTAAAGCTAGCAGATTTGGTAAAAATGGCAATTCCAAGAATTGTTGTTGAAGAACTATTGAAACAAAAAATTGAACAATATGAAACCGACCTTAAAGACTTTCATTCAATTAAAGAAAGATTATCAATGTTGCCAAATACTTCTTTTGTGGGAATGACGTTACCAGGCAACGATTTTAATTGCTCAGAGAATTTAAAACAATTGTTAAATGAATTTATTTTAAAAAACAACATAAATATAATAGAATTTCCTGATGACCAATTGAGCGAGATTTTCAAAAATATTATTAAAAGAGCAATCGATAAAAAATCTCCTTTCAAACAAAAAGGAAATTCATCGGATAGCGGTTTTAAAGATGTTCTAATATGGGAGTCAATATTAAACTATAATGCCTTAGATAATTATAATAAAGTAATTATGATATCTAACGACTCTGGTTTTGATGAATGCATTTCTGAATTTGAATCTATAGTCAAAAAATATTTTGTCCTCACTCCATCGGTAGATTATGTAAAAGAAGAAATAAATAAAGACTATGATTCGATAATCCAAAAGAATAAATTTTTGGATTTTGTAAATAATGATTACTTTAAAGATCATATTGCTAAGGAATTATCTCAATTAAATTCAATTATATTTGATGAAAAAGACTGCAGTATTGAAAGTGCACGTGTTATTGATTATATAGATTCAGTAGATTATTTCAAAGAGGAAGAAACAGGTGCAGAACTAATTACTATAATTTCATTAGTTAAATGTAACATTGATGTTGAGGGTGTCAATAGGGAAATTTTAGTTAAAGCAAAAACTTATTTGGACGAATCAAAAGGGATAGATTATACAGATTTTGAAGTAGTCGGAAATGAGGGAAATGAGGGAAACCAAATTCAAACAAACTGA
- a CDS encoding DUF6326 family protein, which translates to MLWLFSAVAFLAHQILALLEPGVMAGIIAGEVEGMKIGTELILLFAILFLVPLIMAFLSLILKDSINRWANIIVGSVFAVLFIGVIATVAKLSGEILMTLSTVVALTLIVWYAWKSKQKV; encoded by the coding sequence GTGCTGTGGCTGTTTAGTGCAGTGGCTTTCTTGGCTCACCAGATATTGGCGCTTCTGGAGCCGGGTGTGATGGCGGGAATAATTGCTGGAGAAGTAGAGGGCATGAAAATAGGAACTGAACTGATACTGCTATTTGCAATCTTATTCTTAGTCCCATTGATAATGGCTTTTCTGTCCTTGATCTTGAAGGATTCGATAAATCGCTGGGCAAACATCATAGTGGGCTCAGTCTTTGCCGTCCTTTTCATTGGCGTGATTGCGACTGTGGCAAAACTGTCTGGGGAGATACTAATGACGCTTTCAACAGTTGTGGCTCTAACATTGATTGTCTGGTACGCCTGGAAGTCTAAACAGAAAGTCTAA
- a CDS encoding PAS domain-containing protein — MAKIESKAHPHEELIKGVYEQLKIVLEESKQAIYVYLDDHHMTYNQRFASLLGYKSVEELSKVKEPFIEAFVMDKSQEILVHAYRHAMEDKIGSCIEISLKKKTGESINVKIILVPISYMGELLALHFISKI; from the coding sequence ATGGCAAAAATAGAATCTAAAGCACATCCGCACGAGGAATTAATAAAAGGAGTCTATGAGCAACTGAAAATAGTACTCGAAGAATCAAAGCAAGCTATCTATGTATATCTCGATGACCACCATATGACATATAATCAAAGATTTGCATCTTTGTTAGGATACAAATCAGTCGAGGAATTGTCAAAAGTAAAAGAACCATTTATAGAAGCTTTTGTAATGGATAAAAGTCAAGAAATCCTTGTGCATGCTTACAGACATGCAATGGAAGATAAGATTGGTTCTTGTATTGAGATTTCATTAAAAAAGAAAACAGGAGAGTCAATAAATGTAAAGATAATCCTGGTGCCGATAAGTTATATGGGAGAACTGCTTGCTCTCCACTTTATATCAAAAATCTAA
- a CDS encoding class I SAM-dependent DNA methyltransferase: protein MATNKPNGNGANLGFEQKLWQAADKLRNNMDAAEYKHVVLGLIFLKYISDAFEERNQFLIKESNLGADPEDPDEYRAENVFWVPKEARWEHLKKNAKQPAIGKIIDEAMDAVERDNPSLKGVLSSMNYARPALDKQRLGELIDLIGTIGLGDYESRSKDILGRVYEYFLGQFADAEGKKGGQFYTPRSIVKTLVEMLEPYKGRIYDPCCGSGGMFVQSEKFVKAHEGRIGDIAVYGQESNQTTWRLCKMNLAIRGIDANVQWNNEGSFLNDAHKELKADFVIANPPFNDSDWKGELLKGDIRWKFGVPPTGNANFAWVQHFIHHLSPTGIAGFVLANGSMSSNTSGEGEIRKNIIEADLVDCMVALPSQLFYNTMIPACLWFVARDKKNHKFRDRRGEVLFIDARKMGVMVDRRHRELTDEEVGKIASTYHAWRGEGGKYEDVPGFCMAVKLDIIRKHGHILTPGRYVGAEEIEEDGEPFEEKMRRLTVELAGQFERSRELEVKIRKNLAELGYGF from the coding sequence ATGGCAACAAACAAACCTAACGGTAATGGGGCAAATCTGGGTTTTGAACAAAAACTTTGGCAGGCAGCTGATAAACTAAGAAATAATATGGATGCTGCCGAATACAAGCATGTCGTTCTGGGATTGATATTCCTCAAATATATCTCCGATGCTTTCGAAGAGAGGAACCAATTTTTAATCAAGGAATCTAATTTGGGCGCAGACCCGGAAGACCCGGATGAATACCGGGCAGAAAATGTTTTCTGGGTTCCAAAAGAAGCGAGATGGGAGCATCTTAAAAAAAATGCAAAGCAGCCAGCCATCGGTAAAATTATAGACGAAGCTATGGATGCTGTCGAAAGAGACAATCCTTCCCTGAAAGGTGTTCTTTCTTCCATGAATTATGCGCGGCCTGCTCTTGATAAGCAAAGGCTGGGGGAGCTGATAGACCTTATAGGCACGATAGGTCTCGGGGATTATGAAAGCAGATCCAAAGACATTCTGGGGCGAGTATATGAATACTTTTTAGGGCAGTTCGCTGATGCAGAAGGTAAGAAAGGTGGACAATTCTATACACCAAGGTCAATAGTCAAAACCCTGGTTGAGATGCTTGAACCTTACAAAGGACGTATCTATGACCCTTGCTGCGGGTCAGGCGGCATGTTCGTACAGAGTGAGAAATTCGTTAAGGCTCACGAAGGAAGAATAGGAGATATCGCTGTTTATGGGCAGGAATCCAATCAGACCACCTGGCGCCTGTGCAAGATGAACCTTGCTATTCGTGGTATTGATGCTAATGTCCAGTGGAATAATGAAGGGAGTTTCCTGAATGACGCCCATAAGGAACTGAAAGCGGATTTTGTGATCGCCAATCCGCCTTTTAATGACAGCGACTGGAAAGGCGAGCTTCTTAAGGGAGATATTAGATGGAAATTCGGAGTTCCGCCCACAGGCAATGCAAACTTTGCATGGGTGCAGCATTTCATTCATCATTTATCTCCTACAGGGATAGCAGGATTTGTGCTGGCAAATGGCTCGATGTCTTCCAATACTTCGGGTGAAGGTGAGATAAGAAAGAACATTATCGAGGCTGACCTTGTTGACTGCATGGTGGCGTTGCCTTCGCAGTTGTTCTACAATACAATGATACCCGCCTGCCTGTGGTTCGTTGCGCGGGATAAGAAAAACCACAAGTTCAGGGACAGGCGCGGAGAGGTTCTTTTCATAGATGCCAGAAAGATGGGCGTCATGGTGGACAGGAGGCACAGGGAGCTTACTGATGAAGAGGTAGGGAAGATAGCTTCCACCTATCATGCCTGGCGCGGGGAGGGCGGGAAATATGAGGATGTGCCAGGATTCTGCATGGCAGTTAAGCTGGATATAATCAGGAAGCATGGACATATCCTGACTCCGGGGCGGTATGTGGGCGCTGAAGAAATTGAAGAGGATGGCGAGCCTTTTGAGGAGAAGATGCGGAGGCTGACGGTGGAACTGGCGGGGCAGTTTGAGAGGTCAAGAGAGCTTGAGGTAAAGATAAGGAAGAATCTTGCGGAGTTAGGGTATGGGTTCTGA
- the purL gene encoding phosphoribosylformylglycinamidine synthase subunit PurL: MASRIEVAFKKGVRDALGESIKKRIIDDIHINVESVRTIDVYTFDPELTKEELSLLGDKLFADPVIQVFSEKPLARDFSWLIEVGFRPGVTDNVGTTAKKASEDVLRTTLHGVYFSKQYLLKGDLSKENAERIAGGLLANGLIEKWEIVGNREWDKKKGVRLPLPVVKEKHIPSVSTINLHVSENELKEISRQRLLALNISEMRTIQKYFNNKEIITEREEIGLSMPTDVEIEVLAQTWSEHCKHKIFNSQITYTDGKITKTINSLFDTFIKRSTREINKPWLVSVFTDNAGVIKFNDEHNLVMKVETHNTPSALDPYGGAITGIVGVNRDPLGTGMGARLIFNTDVLCFASPFYDMELPPRLFHPKRIFEGVRRGVEHGGNKSGIPTVNGCIVFDDRYLGKPLVYCGTGGIMPSAINGKPSHIKEIQKGDLIVMTGGRIGKDGIHGATFSSLELDENSPVTAVQIGDPITQKKMLDFLLEARDKGLYDAITDNGAGGLSSSVGEMAQLSGGCLIELEKCPLKYAGLDPWEILLSESQERMTLAVAPDKIDEFLQFARTRDVEATVIGTFTASGKFHAKYGDNTVAYLGMDFLHKGLPIMKLNARWVPGKFEEPVLGIVDLAAALKNLLSRLNICSKEYVIRQYDHEVQGGSVIKPLQGDGPSDAAVVRPLLDSMEGVVVANGICPRYGDIDTYHMTACAIDEAIRNHIAVGGSLDHVAGLDNFCWCDPVKSVKNPDGEFKLAQLVRANMALYDYTKAYGVPCISGKDSMKNDYIIGNRKISIPPTVLFSTIGKIEDVRKAVTMDVKRPDDRVYVLGMTKDELGASEYYASLGFIGNDVPKVDATLAKRLYAALEKAISEGLVASCHDCSDGGLGVALAESAFSGGLGVTIELTKVPVENIKRADTILFSESQSRFVVTLAQDKVARFEEIMKRNVLADVGVVTAQQNFTVMDGEKVVLSAGIDELKEAWQKTLRW, encoded by the coding sequence ATGGCCAGCAGAATCGAAGTCGCTTTTAAAAAAGGTGTGAGAGATGCTCTTGGGGAAAGTATCAAAAAAAGAATTATTGATGATATTCATATTAATGTGGAATCGGTCAGGACCATTGATGTTTATACGTTCGATCCAGAACTCACAAAGGAAGAACTTTCTCTCCTCGGTGATAAACTATTTGCAGACCCCGTGATACAGGTTTTTTCAGAAAAACCCCTGGCCCGGGATTTTTCCTGGCTGATAGAAGTCGGGTTCAGGCCGGGTGTGACAGACAATGTCGGAACGACTGCAAAAAAAGCATCTGAGGATGTATTGAGAACAACGCTGCATGGAGTTTATTTTTCAAAGCAATATCTCCTGAAAGGGGACCTTTCAAAAGAAAATGCGGAGAGGATCGCTGGCGGTCTTCTCGCCAATGGCCTGATAGAGAAATGGGAAATTGTCGGCAATAGAGAATGGGATAAAAAAAAGGGCGTACGGCTTCCTCTTCCTGTAGTCAAAGAAAAACACATACCATCTGTCTCGACAATAAATCTGCATGTAAGCGAAAATGAATTGAAGGAAATTAGCAGGCAGCGGCTTCTTGCCCTCAACATTTCCGAGATGAGAACGATACAAAAATATTTCAATAATAAAGAAATCATAACTGAAAGAGAAGAGATTGGCCTTTCCATGCCGACCGATGTGGAAATAGAAGTGCTTGCGCAGACATGGTCGGAACACTGCAAACACAAGATATTCAACAGCCAGATAACTTATACAGATGGAAAAATCACAAAGACCATAAATTCGCTTTTTGATACTTTTATTAAACGTTCAACAAGGGAGATAAATAAGCCGTGGCTTGTATCGGTTTTTACCGACAATGCAGGTGTTATAAAATTCAACGATGAGCATAACCTTGTTATGAAGGTTGAAACGCATAACACACCCTCTGCCCTTGACCCTTACGGCGGTGCGATCACGGGGATCGTGGGAGTGAACCGTGACCCTCTGGGCACGGGTATGGGTGCGCGGTTGATCTTTAATACTGATGTTCTTTGCTTCGCCTCACCGTTCTATGACATGGAACTTCCACCGCGCCTCTTTCATCCCAAAAGGATATTCGAAGGCGTGCGCCGTGGCGTGGAACACGGAGGAAATAAGAGCGGTATCCCCACGGTGAACGGCTGCATCGTTTTTGATGACAGGTACCTGGGAAAGCCCCTGGTGTACTGCGGAACAGGAGGGATAATGCCCTCTGCAATAAATGGTAAGCCGTCACATATAAAAGAGATCCAGAAAGGCGACCTCATAGTGATGACAGGAGGACGCATAGGGAAAGATGGCATACACGGAGCAACTTTTTCCTCACTTGAACTCGATGAGAATTCCCCAGTTACCGCCGTTCAGATAGGAGACCCGATAACCCAGAAGAAGATGCTCGATTTCCTGCTTGAGGCAAGGGATAAAGGACTGTACGACGCCATTACTGACAACGGGGCAGGCGGATTGTCCTCTTCTGTGGGAGAGATGGCGCAGCTCTCCGGCGGATGCCTCATCGAGCTTGAGAAATGCCCTCTCAAATACGCGGGGCTTGACCCATGGGAAATACTGCTTTCCGAATCCCAGGAAAGAATGACCCTTGCAGTGGCGCCTGATAAAATAGATGAGTTCCTGCAATTTGCCAGAACAAGGGACGTAGAAGCTACTGTCATAGGGACATTCACAGCCAGCGGGAAATTCCATGCAAAGTACGGTGATAACACAGTGGCTTATCTGGGTATGGATTTTCTCCACAAAGGACTTCCCATTATGAAACTGAATGCACGCTGGGTGCCCGGGAAATTCGAGGAGCCAGTGCTTGGAATTGTTGACCTGGCAGCGGCATTGAAAAACCTCCTCTCGCGTCTCAATATCTGCTCGAAAGAATATGTCATCCGGCAGTACGACCACGAGGTGCAGGGCGGCTCGGTGATAAAACCCCTCCAGGGCGACGGCCCGAGCGATGCCGCGGTGGTCCGCCCGCTGCTTGACAGCATGGAAGGCGTTGTGGTCGCGAACGGCATATGCCCGCGCTACGGCGATATAGATACCTACCACATGACCGCATGTGCCATCGATGAGGCTATCAGGAACCACATTGCTGTTGGAGGCTCTCTTGACCATGTGGCCGGTCTTGATAATTTCTGCTGGTGCGACCCTGTTAAGTCGGTGAAGAACCCGGATGGTGAATTCAAACTCGCCCAGCTTGTGAGGGCGAATATGGCTTTATACGATTACACAAAAGCTTACGGGGTTCCCTGCATCTCGGGAAAGGACAGCATGAAGAACGATTATATCATTGGAAACAGGAAAATCTCCATCCCGCCCACGGTGCTTTTTTCGACGATAGGCAAGATTGAGGATGTCAGAAAGGCAGTTACTATGGACGTTAAAAGACCCGATGACAGGGTCTATGTTCTCGGAATGACAAAAGATGAACTCGGAGCCTCAGAGTATTACGCCTCCCTTGGTTTTATCGGGAACGATGTGCCGAAAGTGGATGCGACTTTGGCAAAGCGGCTTTACGCTGCACTTGAAAAGGCCATCAGCGAAGGGCTGGTAGCTTCATGCCATGACTGCTCTGACGGCGGTCTGGGTGTGGCGCTGGCTGAGAGTGCTTTCTCCGGCGGCCTTGGTGTGACAATCGAATTGACGAAGGTACCTGTAGAGAATATCAAGCGTGCGGATACGATATTGTTTTCAGAATCCCAGAGCAGGTTCGTGGTGACTCTGGCGCAGGATAAGGTTGCGAGGTTCGAAGAGATAATGAAAAGAAACGTGCTTGCGGATGTGGGCGTGGTTACAGCGCAGCAGAATTTCACGGTGATGGACGGGGAGAAAGTGGTGCTGAGCGCGGGGATAGATGAGCTGAAGGAGGCGTGGCAAAAGACGTTGCGGTGGTAG
- a CDS encoding nucleotidyltransferase domain-containing protein yields the protein MIELFRTYVKWKILAHFLANPNTSFHIKQLARVLNVSPASVSSAVKSFEEDGLLLKEEKGLAHIYRLDSDNSMVAPLKKAYGIAFVLSSKPKEKFLEIDSNIISLALFGSYAEGNFDEKSDIDFLVVTSASKEIFIKAAKRLEDELEKEVSLSVLKLSEWREMAKKGDAFYKRIVDNHILLHGSGLK from the coding sequence TTGATTGAACTATTCAGAACATATGTAAAATGGAAAATCCTGGCTCATTTCCTGGCTAATCCAAACACCTCTTTCCACATAAAACAGCTTGCGAGGGTGCTCAACGTCAGTCCCGCAAGCGTGAGCAGTGCTGTAAAATCCTTCGAGGAAGACGGACTTCTTTTGAAGGAAGAAAAAGGACTGGCTCATATTTACAGGCTGGACTCTGATAATAGCATGGTTGCGCCGCTGAAAAAGGCATATGGAATCGCTTTTGTGCTTTCATCAAAACCAAAAGAGAAATTCCTTGAAATTGATTCAAATATCATCTCTCTTGCCCTTTTTGGAAGCTATGCAGAAGGTAATTTTGATGAAAAAAGTGACATAGATTTTCTGGTAGTTACAAGCGCCAGTAAAGAAATTTTCATAAAAGCAGCAAAAAGGTTGGAGGATGAACTTGAAAAAGAGGTAAGCTTATCAGTATTAAAATTATCAGAATGGAGAGAAATGGCAAAAAAGGGTGATGCATTTTATAAAAGGATTGTTGATAATCACATCCTGCTCCATGGGAGCGGTTTAAAATGA
- a CDS encoding HEPN domain-containing protein encodes MEPLERAELLLAKSKDDETLLEEIISNEKVRDEIIGFHAQQAAEKLLKALLMAKNIPYRRTHDLRELIDLIRDNGIKFPESLMEIRTLSPFAVEFRYDYIPMEEEEPFNRQKALELVQQLRKWIKDTLLEL; translated from the coding sequence ATGGAGCCGCTTGAGAGAGCAGAGCTACTCCTTGCGAAATCAAAAGATGATGAGACTCTCCTTGAGGAAATCATCTCAAACGAAAAAGTCAGAGATGAGATCATTGGTTTTCATGCCCAGCAAGCCGCTGAAAAGCTGCTAAAAGCCCTTCTTATGGCGAAGAATATCCCCTACCGCAGGACGCATGATCTGAGGGAACTGATAGACCTGATTAGAGATAATGGTATAAAATTTCCAGAATCGCTTATGGAAATACGCACCCTCTCTCCTTTTGCAGTTGAATTCCGATACGATTACATTCCCATGGAAGAAGAAGAACCATTCAATCGCCAGAAAGCGTTGGAACTGGTCCAGCAGTTGCGAAAATGGATTAAAGATACACTATTAGAGCTATGA